ATGTTATCCAAGCCAAAGAGTTCAGGCTTCGTTTCAGTAAAGACTTCTAATTCCACAGAATTGTACAGAACTCATCTTAATGAAACTGTTTTGATTCCAGgagaaaatgttgaacatgttgTACCATTTAATGCATATTCTGCTAAAGGAGTTGCTCAGGTATATGTGAGCTATTGGTCAAATTGTTTTTGATTCGCATatgtaaaagatttttttgcaatttgttCATAAGAAATAAACTGTGCCACAGTTAGACTTTTAAATTTAGAAATCAAATATTAGAACCATAATTGGATATAATTGTGTGTGCAGAACTTTATTGACCAACTGGTTGTATTATCATTTTAAACTTCATTGGTATCAAAAGAAAATTCTACTCCTGGCACAGCTAGGAGTATAGAAGTGTCCCTAGAAACAACTATGATTGTGTAAAGTAAATTACTTCGATTTTAAGACCTTTCCTTGTATGACGTATGAAACTACTACATACACAGTGAAAACATAAAAAGTTGCCAACAATCACGTCTGCATACAGAAGGTCTGCAAATATGTCAAAAGAAACACGACTTGTTAGTTGCAATATTCCTGCCATTAACTTTGTCTATTACtacttatattttattcttTGTATATAGGGGCCCATTGTTTATATTAACTATGGCAAGATGGAGGATTTCCATTATCTCAGACAACACAACATCAGTTTAAAAGGAAAGATTGCTTTATGTAGATATGGCAGAATATTTCGAGCAAATAAAGTATGTAACCTAAGGGGGATATGTATTTTGGATGGATtaatttagaaatatttttttaggaacTAGAGAATCATAAAATGTCATATACTTTGATTATTTACTTATTTGAGTTTTAAAGTTTGTTAAAACAAATGAGTTATTAAATACATTTTCTTCCAGTTTGTGATAATTAGCTGTACCAGTAAATACTGTGCTTATGATATGCGATATATgctaacaataacaaaaataaacagtCTAACTAGGTAAATATTACTTGTTTACCTCTACTTTTATTAACTTGACTAGTTATTTAAACCCATGGAAGTATCCACTCAAAAATCAGTGCTTCTGATAAAATggtttgttgttaatttcaataaaaagacTCCCAACTAAATAAATTTGTTCTAACCAATAAGAGATTTGAGCAAACGTTTTATAAATACAGTTTATAGTTTTATATgtgcttttattaaaaatataatagactttgcctgttacagacggACACACAATGGACATTATACGTTagattattaaaaacaaacataatttcaacaaaagttttttaacgGCTAGGTTAAACTTGCTGAAGAAGCGGGTGCCATTGGTGTCATTTTGTATTCTGACCCAGCTGAATATTCTGTTGGTTCTATAAAATATCCACAAACCTGGTGGCTTCCACCTGATGGTGTTCAGCGAGGAACGATCAGTTTGCTGGGTGCCGATCCTCAAACACTGGGTGCTCCAGCTATAGGTAACTACTGACTGCGTTCTGGGCACACATGTTctctaaaaattttcttttagaatGTTctctaaaaattttcttttagaaaCACCCTCTTGATATAATATGTGAAAATAGCTTTTATTGATGgtaatatttaactttttaatttttagatggTATTTATCGTCTAAATGAAAACAACACAGATACACCCAAAATCCCTGTGCATCCTATTTCGTATTCAGATGCTCTAGAAATAATGAAGTATGCAAATTCATACCTTATGCATTTACACTTTGCAGtcaaaactatatatttttgtttggaaACATTTTCAGCCAACACGTCAGTGGGAATTGCTCAgcagtttaatttttaaaattttgtgaaactttttaaaactcttcACGTCCAGCAACTTTGttagtttcatttttttgtttaaaacttgCATGATTCGTATATATTGTAGTATTATTCATATttgtaatgtttattttttattttttctacttGCCGATGTGAATGTCACATTAAAACATCAAATCGCAACACCACTACTGAGAAGCAGTTGTTTGATCTGTGCATATTTGTTTACTGCTGTGTGAATAACGCTTTCAATTgacattctttttttaattctagGTATATGGATGGAACAGTCGCGCCTAAAGAATGGCAAGGTGGATTGAACTTCACGTACAGGATAAACACTTCAGTGAATAACACAAAGTATATATACGTATACCTTTTTTGTGTTAATTCTTTAATGCCACAATATGCTTTAGATGGTTTAttacaatgtttttttcttcttaggaCGTTTACATTAAACGTCGATGTTGTAAAAACTGTCAACCAACCTGTTTACGATGTAATTGGGAAAGTTGTTGGTGCTGTGGAACCAGGTATATTTTTTGGCCCCTTTTTTCATAAAAGGCAAGTCACTGAAAGATGGCCACTGTTTCTGTTCAGTATTTACCTTTTAAAAATAGATACAGACATGAATGTTTTAAACTTTCGttggatgtttttttttaaactgatgaACCACTAGCTATAGTAATGTAATTACTATATGCAGTGGTTCATCAGTTTCAAATAAGTTGCTGAAAAATCtttgaaaaagaagttttttttggaaattcctGTAATTTCCTAACGTTGTGACAAAGCAATGAGAATTGAAACAACTTTGTGctagaaaataagaaaaaatgtcctgtggtattttcatttttttaaaaaaaaaaattaggattGACGATTTAAAATCAGTGTAGGTTGAGACAAAAATCTTCAACCTTTAATTTCAGATTACTAAGTAGACGTTTTAAAAGACAGGAACTAGAGTctttttttctagatttaattattattagcagcattgaagttttttttcatattcACGAATtctttctgtgttttttttttcagatcgAATTGTTATGTTGGGAGTTCATCACGATGCTTGGGTTATGGGAGGATTGGATCCAGAGAGTGGAACAGCTGTGCTTAACGAGGTGGTTCGTGCTGTTGGTGTGGCTGTGAAGAAAGGTGTATTTAATCTTTGTGGTTGTGTGTGCGTCTGTTAATCGATTCACATCTGTCTCCCTATTGTCAGAGATTTTTGCGTGAAGAAATTTTATTATGCGCTAAGATTAATTAATCTCACCAATTTTTGTAAGGTGAATCGATTAAATAAAGCATTTTGAAAAGCTATCTCGCgataataaaactaaaaaaaatattacggtgGAAAGGGTGACCACTACTCCCTAAATTCCTTgaataaccttagaaaaagaagATCTCcgtaaaagtacttaaatatacttaaaaaattgaaattttagctattctccttaatttctccttatttcttaatttttctgatcgtaacttttttggaaatgtgttcatggattgttcatcaccagtgaAATAGACGtatttctctgttacctgaaatTCTATATTTTCTATTATTCAGGGCCTAGTTTATATGTaaatttgtataatatgtataattttcttatcatagaacgtagtatgtaacattaaagatagagaactaaaattgttttctccttaattatccttatttttttattttttttatcctcGTTCGCAGTAAagtatccttaaaaaatgtcgatttgtctccttaattctccttaatatccttacttttgttctcattctattagtggtcaccctggAATGTCCAAACAGTAaaaataatgtgtttttttgcacagatttatttttacgaaaaaaaataatagaatatcggggaaatattttttgcgccacattaaaaaagatttttatttgctttataAATAAAGTTCTGGCTTGGGTTTGTTACCGTCACTGTGCTTTTATTTATAAGGATGGAAGCCTCGACGCACGATTATGTTTTGTAGTTGGGATGCAGAAGAATATGGATTGATTGGTTCTACTGAATGGATTGAAGTAAGCATGTACTGTTATATTTACAGTGTTTGCGTGTTTGCGAAGAATCAAAAGCAAACAcataaaaaaagtgattttacGGCAATATACAGTTTTTACAACATTTGTTTTTTAGAGTGTATTTTCTTTCAAACAAATATATGCTAAGGACatttctaatatatatatatttacaggAGCATGCGTCATTAATTTCAAATCAAGTTGTTTCTTATCTTAATGTGGATTCTGCAGTTCAAGGTAAGATTATTTTAGAAGCTTACTTTTGTGATCCGATATGTAAAACGTACTGTCTTTAGAACGTGTCTGCAAAAATAGAAATTAGCTGAAGTAAAGCATGTGCAGACCATGTAGTCACTTGCTAACCTATAGAAGGTTACGTAGAAATATCAAGAACACGTAAAAGGTGCAAATTGCAGTTGcaaacaaaataatgaaatacTGGCCTTTATTCCTATTTCCCCATATTAATGTTGTCTAAAGTTTGCCCAAAAACGTCGCTGTAGTTGAAGTAATTTGCACTGCATAAATCCAACATTGACAATGGGGGATACGGGTTACCGGTGCAGTACCTTTAACAAAAATAGTATTTCTGAGGGTGTTTTAATTTACATTTCGTCTACGATTGTTAAAGattcatttttgtttctttacttGCTTTGATTAGATCTTTTTTTTCTCAGGTAACTTCACCCTATCTGCAAAATCTTCGTCGCAAATTGCAACAGTTTTGTTTCAAGCAGCTGATCAGGTAATTTTTCCTTTCGAGTTGTTGCGCCGTAATTTATTGTACACGAACATTTTGAATATGCTACTTAAatgtaagaaattttttttgaacttcttttttgcgattttaagccctatttgcaaaattaagttTCACAAAACTTCACTtgaaaaaacgttaaaaaatttCGTAAAAAGTAATCAATTGCAAATTaagttctgatttttttttaagaaaaaaaatgtatgttggtgataatttttaagcaaactttctctattactgtggaaagtttatcatttcttgaacatgatagtttagtaggcgacttttcgggagatccttctcccattatCGGGAAAAGTAGAATGATGCTGGGCATGTGTTTATATAATTGGTTAAtttaatttcgatcctctgcaattatataaatacatgttcaacatcattttactttccccgatgatgggagaaggatctcccgaaacgtcgcctcctaaactatcatgttaaagaaatgataaactttccacagtaatatgaatactgaacagacaaaccgaaataatatcttcaataaaacTTTCTCTAATcatcatttttcttagttttttataaatataagaGTTACAAATACAAACATTACTTGCGCTTCCGCTTCCGCTTCTATTTGCAAACATTTGtttcgcaaaaaaatatttgcaggcctctcaatcgcaaaaataagttccGCTAAAATTCTTTCTGCACGAATTTCTTTCCCTAAGGCAATCCTTCTTCATACAGGTTGAAGATCCTGACGCGCCTGGCTCATCTCTTTTAAAAACATGGACAAAAAAAACACCTGAGAAGAAGAACATGGAATATCCAAGGTATATTTTAATTCAATGcaacgtttttgtttttcctaTATTGTGAGCCCATTTAAAGTCCTCTAAATTTACGATAGTTTTTCGGTTTTTGCCATCGTGATTGCCGTCTTAGTTCAAGTTTTACGACGTCGTTGTTAAAATTTTCGACGTTTTGTTGGAATTCACGATGTCGCTAGTAAAATTCACGATGTCGTTGGTGAAATTCACGATATCGTTGTTTAAATTTCCGATGTCGTTGTTGAAATTCCCGATGTCGTTGAAATTCCCGATGTCGTTGTTAAAACTCACGATGTCGTTGTTGAAAATCACAATGTCGTTGTTGAAATTCACGCCGTCATGGTTAATCTGACGGTATacctttattgtatcaaaaaatcaattttttttattagcaatTTCCACTAAAGAAACGACGATCTTTCCAATggtgaaactatttattttttgaaagggaatattgactttatccaaataactacttttttttctgattggtccttcaaatttcaaatAGAGTTAAGAGTGAATGTTTTTAACACTTATTATCCTCTTgagtataacttttaaaaatagattatatttcctttccgaaaagaaatgaccatctgaaaaaaaaatccaaatcttTCAGTTCTAAAAATGTATGCCATCCTGTTCTGTTTCTGCAAGTcacaggaaaatgtttaacgACTTAGAAAGATCTATTTCTATGGTATTCTCAGTCACCTCTTtgcgaataataaaatttaaaaagacaacCTTCTGAATATTCATCGCCTCGGAAATGTGAGAGTATCACCATCATCATGAGTATGCTTtaaaggtgtgatattttaaaaaaactttaaaacactTTTCCGTAGTGTTGTTTTATctcaaatctcttttacaaaactacagaaGATCTACAAGGGAGAGTGCTACTGTGCTGAAGCCAACGTGTTTATCTAAAAgcgatttcttttttattttcaaaaagtcAACGATTCTCTAGATATTACATCTTAAAAAcgaaagtttaaataaaaaaatggctttttgagaaaaagtaaaataaatcaaaaacggGGACCttgtggaaaataattaaaaaatcgtgtttACATCCATGTATCACGATTCTAAAGAACGTCGAATGAGATTTGGAAACGAAGTAGGTTTATAAATGAAGTCACTTTTTTGAAGGCAGGggtgtttcaaaaatgtctctgtACATTTCACGagttaaaaagtttcaaattatttttataccatttgATAGGTGTTTAAAAATGCGAACGATTTATAAACCATGCTCAaaaggtataccgtcaccttaAAGTTAACAAGGAAAAAATTTATATCTACCTTTGTATTTAGTGTGCGTGTGCCAGGTTCTGGAAGTGACTTTGAAACTTTCTTTGTTCGATTTGGAATTCCAGTCACAGATATCAGATACACATACGACAGggtaaataatatattttttatttttttttcactatatTTTCATACTTTAAATGCGAAGTTAACCCCCCCGGGTCGTGTGTTTAAAAGTCGTTGGTCATTTACCTTGATAAAGTATTAGTTTTTGCGAGAACTAGCAAAGTTAGAAAGTCTTTTTAATCCTGCTGTTTCTAATGTACCATAGTTTTAAGggctttttataacaaaatagtATTAATAGAAATTTCTCTAAAATCAATTTGCGCGAATTTCGTGAAGAGTAAATTACTCAAAAATTTTAATGGGAACTTATTTTGTGCGAAAGTACAAATTCTCAATTACTACAATGTTATCGGCCTTAAAGCACGGTATATTAACTGAGAAGGTTTGAAAATAGTTTTGCACACATGTAGGTCATGTAAACAGCATTTAGAAAGTGACCGTGCTGAATTCAATAGCCTATAAATAGCCTAGTAGCCTGTGGGAACGAATTTCGAGATTAGTTCTCTTGTCTCAACACATTTTTTACCAAGATTGTAAGCTTAAGAATTAGTTGCTAAAACTTTCCAATTCGACTAATTGGTTAAGTTTCAACCCAAATCTCAGTTTCAGCTGTTACCAACTTGGTTGCTTGTAAACTTGTTCTCCCTTATGGAACActattatatttatgaagacatccaaattttgtttttcacaaaTAGTCTATTATCTGTCTATATTTCACAGTAGTCTGGTAACTTACGTTGTTTAACGTTTCTTTTCAGGACTCTTTTGACGATACCCCATCTCCTGCAACATATCACTCATTGCATGACACATTTTATTTCGCACAAAAGTTCATGGATCCAGATTTTACACATTGCGCTGCTGTTGGTAAAGTATGGTCGCTAACAGCGTCCTTGCTTGCTGACTCAGCATTTTTGCCCTTTAACTTTACAGATTATGCTAGACGGTTACAGACCTGTCATGATGATTTC
This is a stretch of genomic DNA from Hydractinia symbiolongicarpus strain clone_291-10 chromosome 9, HSymV2.1, whole genome shotgun sequence. It encodes these proteins:
- the LOC130657979 gene encoding N-acetylated-alpha-linked acidic dipeptidase 2-like, whose translation is MEQEDEDYLVETRKTSKCSRGCAIFALIVSLCIGFLLGYVVSMTIHKKSTTKRHDVKYDKFHNMVKNSISNSRIEANLRSFTEKSHRAGGQNSYSFAQTLKQKWSSYGLDNVEIKQYNVMLSKPKSSGFVSVKTSNSTELYRTHLNETVLIPGENVEHVVPFNAYSAKGVAQGPIVYINYGKMEDFHYLRQHNISLKGKIALCRYGRIFRANKVKLAEEAGAIGVILYSDPAEYSVGSIKYPQTWWLPPDGVQRGTISLLGADPQTLGAPAIDGIYRLNENNTDTPKIPVHPISYSDALEIMKYMDGTVAPKEWQGGLNFTYRINTSVNNTKTFTLNVDVVKTVNQPVYDVIGKVVGAVEPDRIVMLGVHHDAWVMGGLDPESGTAVLNEVVRAVGVAVKKGWKPRRTIMFCSWDAEEYGLIGSTEWIEEHASLISNQVVSYLNVDSAVQGNFTLSAKSSSQIATVLFQAADQVEDPDAPGSSLLKTWTKKTPEKKNMEYPSVRVPGSGSDFETFFVRFGIPVTDIRYTYDRDSFDDTPSPATYHSLHDTFYFAQKFMDPDFTHCAAVGKVWSLTASLLADSAFLPFNFTDYARRLQTCHDDFLKEYSMITSIKVLREGFGYVTKAIQKFSTVAEEFHQRISKIDTHDDLQVRMMNDKMMAVERAFIAPHGLPGRPYIKHVLYGPSRYNSYRGNCFPALVDDLLEGKYYDDYRIDQLRRDISQIYQYILQGVQVLRVY